A segment of the Acidimicrobiales bacterium genome:
CCCGACGCGTCCAGGTCCCCGGGCAGCTCGTCGCGGATCTCCTCGTCGGGGCGGGCGGTCGCGCCGTCGCTGGTGGGGTCGGCCATCGGCCAGAGGCTACGGGTGCGGGGTGGGCCGCGGCCAGGCGGCCCGCAGGCGCGCCGCGCTCGACGACAGCGTCTCGGGCATCACCCTGGCCTCGGCCACCGCCGTCATGAAGTTGGTGTCGCCGTTCCAGCGCGGGAGCACGTGGACGTGCACGTGGTTGGGCACGCCGGCACCGGCCGAGCGGCCCAGGTTGGCCCCCAGGTTCACCCCGTCGGGCCGGTAGGCCGCCTCGATGGCCGTCACCGCGTCGGTGACCGCGGCCCACAGCTCGGCGGCCTCGCCCGGCGTGAGCGCGGCGAGGGTGGCCACCTCGCGGTAGGGCATCACCAGGACGTGCCCGTTCGTGTACGGGAACGCGTTGAGGATCGCGAAGCACCGCTCGCCCCGCCACACCACGTGGGTCTCCTCGTCGGGCAGGCCGCTGGCGAGGATGCGGGTGAAGATCGACCCCTCCCCCGGCGGCTCGCCCCCGTCGGAGGCCGCCGACTCCACGTACGCGGTGCGCCAGCCCGCCCAGAGCCGGTCGAGCGAGCCCACGCTCAGGTCGTGTGGGCCAGGACGTCGGCGCGCAGGTGCTCGATGAAGTCGTCGACCCTGACCCCCCGCTCGACGTCGCCGACGCGGGGGTTGACCCCCACGGTGCCCTCGGCCACGTCCTCGTCGCCGACCACCAGAACATACGGGAGCTTGGCCAGCTTGGCCCGCCGGATCCTGGTGCCGAGCGGCTCGCCGGCGTCGACGTAGTCGGCCCGGAACCCTTCGGCGCGGAGGCGGTCGACGAGGCGGGCGGCGTAGGTGTGGTGGTCGTCGCGCACGGGCAGCAGGCGGACCTGCACGGGCGCCAGCCAGGCCGGGAACGCCCCCGCGAAGTGCTCGACCAGCACGCCGAAGAACCGCTCCAGCGAGCCGAACAGGGCGCGGTGGATCATGATCGGGCGGTGCCGGGCGTTGTCGGCCCCGACGTACTCGATGTCGAAGCGCTCCGGCAGGTTGAAGTCGTACTGGATGGTCGACAGCTGCCACCTGCGCCCGATGGCGTCGCGCACCTTGACGTCGATCTTGGGCCCGTAGAAGGCGCCGCCCCCCTCGTCGAGCTCGAAGGGCAG
Coding sequences within it:
- a CDS encoding HIT domain-containing protein, with product MGSLDRLWAGWRTAYVESAASDGGEPPGEGSIFTRILASGLPDEETHVVWRGERCFAILNAFPYTNGHVLVMPYREVATLAALTPGEAAELWAAVTDAVTAIEAAYRPDGVNLGANLGRSAGAGVPNHVHVHVLPRWNGDTNFMTAVAEARVMPETLSSSAARLRAAWPRPTPHP